A window of Dorea formicigenerans contains these coding sequences:
- the recR gene encoding recombination mediator RecR, which yields MDYYSNQISKLIDELSRLPGIGAKSASRLAFHLIHMPKEEVKRLADTMVEARENVRYCKECCTLTDQELCPICSNLNRDHKTIMVVENTRDLAAYEKTGKYNGVYHVLHGAISPMLGIGPGDIKLKELIRRLEGDVEEVIIATNSSLEGETTAMYISKLIKPTGVKVSRIASGVPVGGDLEYIDEVTLLRALEGRTQL from the coding sequence ATGGATTACTATAGTAACCAGATCAGCAAATTGATTGACGAGCTGTCCAGATTGCCGGGCATTGGTGCAAAGTCAGCATCCAGACTGGCATTTCATCTGATACATATGCCGAAAGAAGAGGTGAAACGTCTGGCAGACACTATGGTCGAGGCAAGAGAAAATGTACGTTACTGCAAAGAATGCTGCACCCTGACGGATCAGGAACTCTGCCCAATCTGTAGTAATTTAAATCGCGATCATAAGACAATTATGGTTGTAGAGAATACAAGAGACCTGGCAGCTTACGAAAAGACAGGAAAATACAACGGCGTCTACCATGTACTTCACGGCGCAATCTCCCCGATGCTTGGCATCGGTCCGGGAGACATCAAGCTGAAAGAACTGATCCGGCGCCTGGAAGGCGATGTAGAAGAAGTCATCATTGCGACAAATTCAAGCCTGGAAGGCGAGACGACCGCGATGTATATCAGCAAGCTGATAAAACCCACCGGAGTCAAAGTCAGCCGCATTGCCAGCGGCGTGCCGGTAGGCGGAGATCTGGAGTATATTGATGAAGTAACATTATTGCGTGCATTAGAAGGACGCACACAATTGTGA
- the fsa gene encoding fructose-6-phosphate aldolase, whose protein sequence is MKFFIDTAKVEDIKKANDMGVICGVTTNPSLIAKEGRVFEEVIAEIASIVDGPISGEVKATTVDAEGMIEEGRAIAKIHPNMVVKIPMTVEGLKAVKVLTAEGIKTNVTLVFSANQALLAARAGATYVSPFLGRLDDISTRGTDLIAEIAEMFAVAGIETEIIAASVRNPMHVTECALAGADIATVPYKVIEQMTHHPLTDQGIAKFQADYKAVFGE, encoded by the coding sequence ATGAAATTTTTCATCGACACAGCTAAGGTAGAGGACATCAAAAAGGCAAACGACATGGGAGTTATCTGCGGAGTAACAACAAATCCATCCCTGATCGCAAAAGAGGGAAGAGTATTTGAAGAAGTTATTGCAGAGATTGCATCTATCGTTGATGGACCAATCAGCGGTGAGGTTAAAGCTACAACTGTTGATGCTGAGGGAATGATCGAGGAAGGAAGAGCAATCGCAAAGATTCATCCGAACATGGTAGTTAAGATTCCGATGACAGTAGAGGGACTTAAGGCAGTTAAAGTTCTTACAGCTGAGGGAATCAAGACCAATGTTACACTTGTATTTTCTGCTAATCAGGCACTTCTTGCTGCAAGAGCAGGTGCTACATATGTATCACCATTCTTAGGACGTCTGGATGATATCTCTACAAGAGGAACAGATCTTATTGCAGAGATCGCAGAGATGTTCGCGGTTGCAGGTATTGAGACAGAAATCATCGCAGCAAGTGTACGTAACCCAATGCACGTTACAGAGTGTGCGCTTGCCGGAGCAGATATTGCTACAGTACCTTACAAGGTAATCGAGCAGATGACACATCATCCATTAACAGATCAGGGAATCGCAAAATTCCAGGCTGATTACAAAGCTGTATTTGGCGAGTAA
- a CDS encoding YbaB/EbfC family nucleoid-associated protein, translating into MAKRGGFPGGGMPGNMANLMKQAQKMQRQMEEQAKEMETKEFTATAGGGAVEVTVSGSKKLVKVKLDEEVVDPDDVEMLEDLLVAAVNEALDKVDEASAASMSKFTGGMNGLL; encoded by the coding sequence ATGGCAAAAAGAGGTGGATTTCCAGGAGGCGGAATGCCGGGGAACATGGCAAACTTAATGAAGCAGGCTCAAAAGATGCAGCGTCAGATGGAAGAGCAGGCAAAAGAAATGGAGACAAAAGAATTTACAGCAACTGCTGGTGGCGGAGCTGTAGAAGTCACAGTATCAGGATCCAAAAAACTTGTAAAAGTAAAACTGGATGAAGAAGTTGTAGATCCAGATGATGTAGAAATGTTAGAAGATCTTCTTGTGGCAGCAGTGAACGAGGCACTTGACAAAGTAGATGAAGCATCTGCAGCAAGTATGTCCAAATTCACAGGAGGCATGAATGGATTACTATAG
- a CDS encoding IS4 family transposase: MANISFIVKQKLESAIKILCRDFSSHVKRPGKDFSRNRKLPFEEVIRFLLPLQGQCMDQELFRHFSKKPLFFSTDYSGIPHSSAMIQARQKLSDSAMPALFHSFTETCKKGALFQGYQLLAIDGSQFSVPENLKEPLCWRKIPNISKGRNVIHLNAMYHLQSGIFEDVVFQPICECNEHKALAQMVDRRSSAFPAIFMADRGYESYNTFAHIEQKGDKYVVRGRESGTGICSGLNLPDTEEYDIEKELYICKKHSKKVKTNPRKYKRIRSDATFDFFTDDCEEYRLNLRIVKIKLSETTTEVLFTNLSKEKFSADDLKRLYHMRWGIETAFDQLKYALGAASVHSKNSELIIQELYGKLIMFNFCKTIVGGIAVKQQEYWKYEYKLNIKMAMCICREFWCSQTLAAPEVEKMLLNYLVPIRDNRTFPRDTVKKSAIAFNSRIA; the protein is encoded by the coding sequence ATGGCAAATATTTCTTTTATTGTAAAGCAAAAACTGGAGTCTGCTATAAAAATATTATGCAGAGATTTTTCATCACACGTAAAGCGTCCGGGAAAAGACTTTTCTAGGAATCGTAAACTTCCATTTGAAGAGGTGATTCGATTCCTTCTCCCTCTGCAAGGACAATGTATGGATCAGGAATTATTCCGTCACTTTTCAAAGAAACCACTCTTCTTTTCAACAGACTATTCGGGTATTCCGCATAGTTCCGCTATGATTCAGGCTCGGCAAAAACTTTCAGATTCTGCAATGCCGGCCTTGTTCCATTCGTTTACAGAGACTTGTAAAAAAGGTGCGCTTTTCCAGGGTTACCAACTTCTGGCAATAGATGGTTCCCAGTTTTCTGTCCCGGAAAATCTAAAAGAACCACTATGCTGGCGTAAGATACCCAATATCTCAAAGGGAAGAAATGTGATACATTTAAATGCTATGTACCATCTTCAGAGTGGTATTTTTGAAGATGTCGTTTTTCAGCCAATCTGTGAATGTAATGAGCATAAAGCCCTGGCTCAAATGGTAGACCGCCGGTCTTCTGCGTTTCCTGCTATTTTTATGGCTGATCGGGGATACGAAAGTTATAATACTTTCGCCCATATAGAACAAAAAGGGGATAAATACGTGGTTCGGGGAAGAGAATCAGGTACAGGTATCTGTTCTGGTCTGAATCTTCCTGATACAGAAGAATACGATATCGAAAAAGAACTTTATATCTGTAAAAAACATAGCAAAAAAGTAAAAACAAACCCACGAAAATATAAACGAATTCGCAGTGATGCAACATTTGATTTTTTCACAGACGATTGTGAGGAATATCGATTAAATCTTAGAATTGTAAAAATAAAACTCTCTGAAACCACAACTGAAGTACTGTTTACAAATCTTTCTAAAGAGAAATTTTCGGCAGATGATTTAAAACGGTTATATCATATGCGCTGGGGAATTGAAACTGCATTTGACCAGTTAAAATATGCGCTTGGCGCTGCATCTGTTCATTCTAAGAACTCAGAATTAATCATACAAGAATTGTATGGAAAGCTAATTATGTTCAATTTTTGTAAAACTATAGTTGGTGGAATTGCGGTAAAACAGCAGGAATACTGGAAATATGAATATAAATTGAATATAAAAATGGCAATGTGTATTTGTAGAGAATTCTGGTGCTCCCAGACTTTAGCAGCACCAGAGGTTGAAAAAATGTTGCTGAACTATCTTGTCCCCATAAGGGATAACCGGACTTTTCCACGAGATACGGTTAAAAAGTCAGCAATAGCATTCAATAGTAGGATAGCATAA
- a CDS encoding LysM peptidoglycan-binding domain-containing protein, giving the protein MERQLPKNVRQIGNVCDEPKIYVEDYVDTFLGQLQEKAMEKPVAAALTGEITKCEDKVVVYISGAIRAEDVEVEGTNLKISEEIWEKIEKEQKEYFKDQKLIGWCLLETGHPMSMNRGAQELHRKMYDQENTIFIWKDASSSDEMYFAYKYNELMQIGGHYIYYEKNPQMQNYMINTRRQNGVTPSEMVEDRATKDFRSAVRQRMEIKEQSQSSKLLYATSALLVVVVLAIGVSMMNNFERMESVQQSLEQLASAKGTEAKVDDNDQVNDQRVNGENENQINAQSEGQNQEETKGNQNSETVAASGSVKASSDTKKSNDAKSEGTVPEVSTVQEQLSQSDYYTVKKGDTLASISKKTYGDTGHVEAICKMNGLSDGNLIFIGQKLLLP; this is encoded by the coding sequence ATGGAACGGCAGCTTCCGAAAAATGTAAGACAGATTGGAAATGTCTGTGATGAGCCAAAGATTTATGTGGAGGATTATGTAGACACATTTCTTGGGCAATTGCAGGAAAAAGCAATGGAGAAACCTGTAGCAGCGGCATTGACCGGGGAGATCACAAAATGTGAGGACAAGGTGGTTGTGTATATATCAGGAGCGATCCGGGCAGAAGATGTAGAAGTTGAAGGAACAAATTTAAAGATTTCCGAAGAAATTTGGGAAAAAATAGAGAAGGAACAAAAAGAGTATTTCAAAGATCAGAAATTAATTGGCTGGTGTCTTTTGGAGACAGGACATCCAATGAGCATGAATCGGGGAGCGCAGGAGCTGCACCGGAAAATGTATGATCAGGAAAATACGATTTTTATATGGAAAGATGCTTCGTCAAGTGACGAGATGTATTTTGCTTATAAATATAATGAGCTGATGCAGATCGGCGGTCATTACATTTATTATGAAAAAAATCCACAAATGCAGAATTACATGATTAACACACGCAGGCAGAATGGCGTGACACCCAGTGAAATGGTTGAGGATCGAGCTACAAAGGATTTTCGTAGTGCGGTGAGGCAGAGAATGGAGATTAAGGAGCAGAGTCAGAGTTCAAAATTATTATATGCGACCAGTGCGCTTCTTGTGGTGGTGGTACTGGCAATAGGTGTCTCAATGATGAATAATTTTGAACGCATGGAATCTGTACAGCAGTCACTTGAGCAGCTCGCAAGTGCGAAAGGAACAGAGGCAAAGGTGGATGATAATGATCAGGTGAACGACCAGCGTGTGAATGGAGAAAATGAAAATCAAATTAATGCGCAGTCTGAAGGGCAAAATCAAGAGGAAACAAAGGGAAATCAGAATAGTGAGACGGTTGCAGCCAGCGGTTCCGTAAAAGCTTCCAGTGATACAAAAAAATCAAACGATGCAAAATCAGAAGGAACGGTTCCGGAAGTGTCGACCGTACAGGAACAACTCAGTCAGTCGGACTATTATACGGTGAAAAAAGGAGATACATTGGCAAGCATCAGTAAGAAGACATATGGGGATACCGGCCATGTAGAGGCAATTTGTAAAATGAACGGGCTGTCAGACGGGAACCTGATTTTCATCGGGCAAAAGCTATTGTTACCATAG
- the dnaX gene encoding DNA polymerase III subunit gamma/tau, with protein sequence MSYMALYRKFRPNEFEDVKGQDAIVRTLKNQIEADRIGHAYLFCGTRGTGKTTVAKIFAKAVNCEHPVDGSPCGECAVCKAIAAGNSMNVIEIDAASNNGVDNIREIREEVAYRPTEGRYKVYIIDEVHMLSIGAFNALLKTLEEPPEYVIFILATTEAHKIPVTILSRCQRYDFKRISIETISARLQELINKEGWDVEEKAVRYIARMGDGSMRDALSLLDQCAAFYIGQKLTYDHVLEVLGAVDTEVFSRLLRKILDRDVHSVVEIVDELVMQGRELSQLSADFTWYLRNLLLVRSSDDMEDVLDVSSENLARLKEEAQMIEDDALIRYIRVFSDLTSQLKYSTQKRVMLEVALIKLCRPAMETNPDTLLDRLRAIEEKLENGDFMENAARERIVYVNGPEGAEQEPKKKPELPEALNEDVKQVAKDFRKLTSDASPMLRNYLKQARLSAGEGNRLLIVLPDAVGAGVVGTEEHKEEIRNLIESKIGKKLDIDVRQVEEGRRFEDSFVDIEKLINMDIVVEDD encoded by the coding sequence ATGTCATATATGGCTTTATACCGGAAATTCCGGCCAAATGAATTTGAAGATGTAAAGGGACAGGATGCAATTGTGCGGACGCTTAAGAATCAGATTGAAGCAGATCGTATCGGACACGCATACCTGTTCTGTGGAACAAGGGGAACCGGAAAAACAACGGTTGCCAAGATATTTGCAAAAGCAGTTAACTGTGAACACCCAGTAGACGGAAGCCCGTGTGGAGAGTGTGCAGTTTGTAAGGCGATTGCCGCGGGCAATTCCATGAATGTGATTGAAATCGATGCGGCTTCCAACAATGGTGTCGATAACATTCGTGAAATCCGGGAAGAGGTCGCCTACCGTCCAACAGAAGGACGTTATAAAGTGTATATCATTGATGAGGTGCATATGCTGTCTATCGGGGCCTTTAATGCACTTTTGAAGACGCTGGAAGAGCCGCCGGAGTATGTCATATTTATACTGGCGACTACAGAGGCGCATAAGATTCCAGTCACGATTTTAAGCCGGTGTCAGAGATATGATTTTAAACGCATTTCCATCGAGACTATTTCAGCAAGATTGCAGGAATTGATTAATAAAGAAGGATGGGATGTAGAAGAAAAGGCAGTCCGATATATTGCACGTATGGGAGACGGTTCCATGCGTGATGCATTAAGTCTCTTGGATCAGTGTGCTGCATTTTACATCGGACAGAAGCTGACATACGACCATGTGCTGGAAGTACTGGGGGCGGTGGACACGGAAGTATTCAGCCGGCTGCTTCGTAAGATTTTGGACAGAGATGTACACAGTGTCGTTGAGATTGTAGATGAGCTGGTCATGCAGGGAAGAGAACTGTCGCAGCTCTCAGCAGATTTTACGTGGTATCTCAGAAACCTTCTGCTTGTCAGAAGCTCTGATGATATGGAAGATGTGTTAGATGTATCCAGTGAGAATCTGGCACGGCTGAAAGAAGAGGCTCAGATGATTGAGGATGATGCATTGATCCGGTATATTCGCGTATTTTCAGATTTGACCAGTCAGTTAAAATATTCAACCCAGAAGAGGGTCATGCTGGAGGTAGCACTGATTAAATTGTGTCGTCCGGCAATGGAGACAAATCCAGATACATTGCTTGACCGCCTGCGGGCAATAGAGGAAAAGCTGGAAAACGGTGATTTTATGGAAAATGCGGCGAGAGAACGTATTGTCTATGTAAATGGACCGGAAGGAGCAGAACAGGAACCGAAGAAAAAGCCGGAACTTCCGGAAGCTCTGAATGAAGATGTAAAACAAGTGGCAAAAGATTTCCGTAAACTCACATCGGATGCATCGCCAATGCTGCGGAATTATCTGAAGCAGGCAAGACTAAGTGCAGGAGAAGGAAACAGACTTCTGATCGTATTGCCGGATGCAGTAGGAGCCGGGGTAGTAGGAACAGAAGAACATAAAGAAGAAATCAGAAATCTGATCGAGAGTAAAATCGGAAAAAAACTGGACATCGATGTCCGTCAGGTAGAAGAAGGACGGAGATTTGAGGACAGTTTTGTAGATATAGAAAAACTAATCAATATGGATATTGTAGTGGAGGATGATTAA